From the genome of Methanobrevibacter wolinii SH:
TTAAAAATTCAATTATTATGGAAAATACTAATGTAAGTCATTTAAGTTATGTTGGTGATTCTGTTTTAGGTTCTAATTGTAATATTGCAGCTGGAACTAATATTGCAAATCTACGTTTTGATAATAGGACTGTTAGAACTATTATTAAAAATAAAAAAATTGACAGTGGTAGACGTAAATTAGGAGCTATTGTAGGAGATTACACAAAAACAGGTATTAACTCTAGTTTAAGTCCTGGTGTAAAAGTAGGATCTAATTCTTCAATAGGTTCTGGTGTTTTATTAACTACTGATGTTGGTTCTAATAAAAGAGTTTTATTAAAACAAGAGCACATTATTCAAAATAAAGGTAATGATGATTAATTATTACTTTTATTAAATTTTTTATTATTTTTATATAATTAATATAAAAAAATTTCAAATATTGATTTTTATTATAAAAGTATTATTATTAGAAAAATTATAGTGAGGTTATAAAATATGGAAATTAAAGAAAGTACTGAAATATTTCCAGGTACTCATATTGTAGGTGATGTTGAACTTGATGAAAATGTATCTGTTTGGTATGGTGCAGTTATTAGAGGTGATGTAGCACCTATTAAAATAGGTAAAAACTCAAATGTTCAGGATAATTGTGTACTTCATGCTACTAAAGATATCCCATTAACTATTGGGGATAATGTAACTATTGGTCATGGAGCAGTTGTCCATGGATGTACTATTGAGGATAATGTTCTTATTGGTATGAATGCTACTGTACTTAATAATGCACATATTGGTAAAAATTCTATTGTAGGTGCTGGAGCAGTTGTAAGTGAAGGTAAAGAATTTCCTGAAGGAAGTTTAATTTTAGGTGTTCCTGGTAAACTTATCAAACAAGTCTCTAAGGAACAAATAGAATCAATTCAAGAGAATGCAGATCATTATGTTAAACTTTCTAAATCATATAATCTTGATTAAACCTATATCAAATTTAGTTTAAATCTATATGATTAAAGAGTTTATATTTAAATTAATCTTTATTTTTTATTTAATTATTAAATAAGTTTTAATTTATTTTTTTCATGTTTTTTACATATTAAATACTTTTATCTTTCTTTTTTAAATTTTATTATTTAACTTTTGAAATTCTATTTTACTTTTATTTTAATAAGAATTTTATAAAGTGTATTTTTTTTATAAATATAGGTGTTGTTTTTAAAATGAATGCAAGAGATGTTGTAAAGAAATTAGATCCTTATGTACCTGGAAGGTCTGAGGATGAGATTGCTAATGAATTCGGTGTGAATAAAGAGGATATTATTAAATTAGGTTCTAATGAAAATCCATGGGGACCATCTGAAAATGCTATTAAAGCAATTGAAAGTGAAATTCATACTATTAACAGGTATCCTGAAACTGATTTAGAAAAATTAAGAAGTGAATTTGCAAAATATGCTGGTGTTAAAACTGAAAATGTAATTGTTTCTGGTGATGGTGCAGATGAAATTATTGATGTTTTAGCAAAAACTTTCATAAACCCTGGAGATGAATTTATAACACCTCTTCCAACATATACTTATTATGAATTTTTATTTAAACCATATGGGGCAGTACCAGTCTATGCTAAATGGAATATGGATAATAATACTTTAGATGTTCAATCTGTTTTAGATGCAATTACTAATAAAACTAAAGTAATTTTTATTTGTTCACCTAATAATCCTTCTGGGGCAGTTGTAAGTGAAGAAGACTTAAGAACTATTATTGAGGCTACTGATGCTTTAGTTGTTATTGATGAAGCATATTTTGAATATTCAGAACAAACTCAATCTAAACTAATTAATGATTATTCTAATGTTTTTATTATAAGAACAATGTCTAAAGTTATGGGTATTGCTGGTTTAAGAGTAGGTTATGGTTTATCTGATCCTGAAACAATTGATTATATGTTAAGAATTAAACCAGTATTTTCTCTTACTAGATTATCTTATGTTGCAGCAATGGCTACACTTAATGATAAAGAATTTATCAAATATTCCACAGCTAAAGGAATTGAATCAAGAGAATATTTATATAATGAAGTTTCTAAATTTAAAACATTACATGTATTTAAATCAAAATCAAATTTCATGTTAATTGATGTTCATGATACAGGTTATACTGCTGCAGAACTTACTCGTGAATTAATGAAAAAAGGTGTAATTGTACGTGATTGTACTTCTTTTAAAGGTATTGATGAATATTGGATTAGAATAAGTATTGCAACTTTAGAAGAAGATAAAAGATTTATTGATATTTTACATACTATTGTAGAATAATTAATTATCGTATTTTAATTTTATTTTAAAATATTTTAATTATTTAATTATTTAAGTTATTTTTTAGTTTAGCTTTTAATTATTTAATTAGTTAAATTTAATTTATTTTTAATTATTATTTATTATTTAAATTACTATATAGATGTGATTTGATGTATTTTGGCGGATCAGTTGTTTCAAGTGTTGATTTTCATGGTAGAATGTCTTTTATGATATTTTTATCACAATGTCCTTTAAGATGTCCTTATTGTCAAAATCCAGAATTATTAGATGATAAAACAGAAAAACCTTTAGATGAGGTATTAGAGCTTATTAATCATAATGCTGATTTTATGGATGCAGTTGTTATATCTGGTGGAGAACCACTTGTACAATCTAATGATGTATTAAGTATATTGAAATATTCAAAAGATATTGGACTTGAAACTAAATTAGATACTAGTGCTGTTTATCCAAATAGATTAGAACCTTTACTTGATTATACTGATTATGTTGCTATGGATATTAAAGTCCCTTTTGATAAATATAAAGAGGTAATAGGTGCTCCTGTTGGAGATGCTGTTAAATCATCTATGGAAATGGTTTATAATAGAGATGATGTAGTACTTGAATGTAGAACAACTTATGTTCCTAAACTCATGTCTTTATCTGATGTTGAAACAATTGCAAAATCTGTTAAATGTGATATTTATACATTACAACAATTTAGAAATAGAAATGTTTTAGATCAACGTTTATATACTATTGATAGTCCAAATGCATTAGATATGAAAGAATTTGCACAATATCTTAAAAAGTATTATCTTAGAGATACTGAAGTTTTCTTAAAAACTGCTGAATTTGGAAATGAAATTATTAAATAATTTAATTAAGCTATTTAATTATTTTTTATTTTTTATTTTTTAGTGAAAACTTATTATTATAATAAAATAGATAATATATTAATTAATGAAAATCTTTAGATAATTATTTAATATATTTAATTTTTAAACAATTTTTATATTTAAATTTTAAAAAAATAATTTTGTGTGTTGTTATTATGCCTATATTGTCCTTTGGTAGTCAGAATATTAATATTATAACTGGTAAAAAAAGGATGACTATTAGAAAATTATGGAAAAATCCTTTAAAGGTTGGAGACCGTCTTTATTGTTATTGGAATTTAGTTTCTAAAGAAAAAAAGAAAATTTTTGAAGCTAAAGTTACAGACATAAAATTAATTAAATTTAAAGACCTTAAAAATAATGATAACTTAGCTCAAGAAGAGGGTTATGAAAATTCAAAAGAGATGGTTAAAGAATTTAAGAAGATGTATGTTAAACCTCTTAAGGATGAAGATATTTTCCAAATCATTTATTTTGAAAAATTAGATGTAGATGATTGGAAAGGTGATAAAATAGATCAAAAAGCTATGATAACTCAAAGAGCAGATATATTATTTGATAGTGGTAAATATGATAAATCTGTTTTATGTTATTCTGCTGCTTTAAAATATGATTCTAATGATGTTTACCTTTTAAACAAAAAAGGAGATAATCTTACTAGATTAGGTAAATTTAAAGAGGCATTAAACTGTTATAATAAAGCTTTAAAAATAGATAAAAATAATGAATATATTTGGAATAATAAAGCTATTGCACTTTTAAATTCTGGTAATCCTCAAGAGGCCTTAAAAGCTAGTGATGAAGCTATTAAAATTAATTCAGGAGATACTTCTATTTTATATTGGAGAGGTTTTATTCTTGAAGTTTTAAATAGATTAGAAGAAGCACTTCAAGTTTATAATATTTTATTAAATATTGATGATTCTGATCCTGAAGTTTGGAATGCAATTGGAAACATTTTAACTGATTTAGAAAGGCCAGAAGATGCACTTAGAGCATATGATAAAACATTATCTTTATGTCTTGATGACTCTGAAGTTGATGCATCTGCTCAAAATCGTAAAGGTAATGCTCTTTTAGAATTAGGTAGATTTTCTGAAGCATTAGATTGTTATAATAAAGCTATTTCTATTGAAAAAGATAATGAATCATTCCTAATTAATAAAGGTGTAGCTTTAATGGAACTTGGAAAATTTGCAGAAGCAGAAAATATATTTACTAAAGTTTTAGCAATTAATCCAAATAATGATGATGCTAAATTCCTTAAAATGGAATGTCTTGAAAATTTTTAGTTAAATCTTATTAATTTAACTATTTGTATGTTTTTCTTAATTTTTTATCTTATTTTTTTTTTTTAATTATTTTGTGTGTATAATTGTTTATTATTTTTTTTACTCTATTTTTAATTATTTAATGTATATGTTTATTTATTATTTTTCTATTGTTGTTCTTAACTTAATTTATTTTATATTTGTCTTTATTATTCTTTTATAATTTTATTTTATTATTAATATTTTAGTAGATTATTTTATTTTAACAATAGTTTCTATTTACATTATTTTAAAGATTTTTTATTTAAAGTTAAGCAAAAATAAATATTAAGTTTCTTATATTTGTATAAAATTCTTTTTTTAAACTATTAATGCTTTGTTGAAATCTTTCTAATTTTTAGAATAAAATTTCTTAAAATTAATTTTTAAGTATTAATACGGTTTAAATTATTATAAAATATAGTATTTCAACAGACTCATTATTAAGTTTCTTAGAATATAATTTTAAAAATAAGTCTTTTACTAAAAAATTGAAATTTTAAATAAATGTCTAAAATAAGTTAAAATTAATTAAATTAAATAAAAGAATATAGTTATTCACTATATACTTTTTTAAGATAAGTTCCAAGATAAGTACCGCAGAAAACAAGTAATCCACTAACAAGAATTAAAATTATTATATCTAAAATTATAACCATTCCATAATCTCCAGGATTAGAAGTTCCTATTGCACCAAAAGCAGTTGATAATTGGTTAAGTGCATTAGTAATTACATCGTAAAGGATATAATAAATTCCACCACTTGTTAATTCAAAACTAGTAGTTATTAAGAAAAATACTATTGCATTTACTTTACTGTCAATATAATTTTCACAAGAAGTAATTCCCATAATAAATGTTCCAAAGAATATTGAACTTACTATTGTAAGAAAGAGTTGTGTTGTAAAATCTATGATTCCATTAGAATAAAATATTCCATAAAATGTATATGTTAAAAATAAGAATAAACCTGTAAATGCAAATCCAATAGATAATCCTAGTACATTTGTATGTTTATTTAATTCTTTTATTCTATTTTCTTCTTTTACTATAGGTTCTTTTTTGTTTTTTGTATATTTTTCTTTTATTTTATGTTCCTCTTTTTCTCCATTGTCTAATCTTTTTTTACTAATATTATCAATTGGTTCTGTCTGTTTATTTTTTATTTCTTTTTTATTTGTTGAAACCTTTTCACCACATTCTGTACAAAATTTAGCATTATCTCTGATTTCAGCATTACAATTTGGACATTTCGTGAAAATTCCCCCTTAATTTAAGTATATAAAATAGGATTAATATTAATTAACCTATTTTAAATATTTTTTAACAAGTGAAATTCCCCATTCGGTCATTTCTTTAGATTTATTGATGTCGTCTGTTTCTGCAAAACATCTAAAGATAGGTTCTGTTCCACTAGGTCTTATAATTAACCATCCATCTTCTCTTAGTATTTTAACTCCATCAGTTCTGTCTATTTTATAATCTGTTGTGTTTTTAATTTCTTCAGCTATTCTAGACATTACTTCTTCTTTTTGATCATCTGGACATTCTGTTTTCATTTTTACAGTATGATATACTGGAAGTTCACTTACAAGTTCTGATAATGGTTTTTTCTCTTTTGCAATAATTTCTAAGATTTTTGATACAGTCATTGCTGCATCTCTTCCATAAACAAATTCAGGGAAAATTAATCCTCCATTTTCTTCTCCACCAAATAGTCCATTTGTATCTTTAAGTTTCCTTGCTACAAGTAAATCTCCTACTGCAGTTGCAATAACGTTTCCACCATATTCTTCTGCAATATCATAAATTGCTGTAGAAGTTGCAACAGTAGTTACAATGGTTCCTCCATTATTTTCTTTAAGCATTGCTTTTTCAACAAGTGAAAATGTTTTATCTCCAAGAACAAAGTTTCCTTTTTCATCAATACATATTGTCCTATCTGCATCTCCATCATGAGCAAGACCAATATCTGCACCTAATTCTTTAACAGTAGCTATTAAATCTTGTAAGTTTTCTTCAATAGGTTCTGGATTACGTCCAGGGAAATGTCCATCTGCTTGTGAATTTAAGGTTGTAACATCACATCCAAGTTTTCTAAGTAAATATGGTGCTGTATAAGAACCTGCTCCAGATCCACAATCAACAACAACTTTGAGATTTGCTTTGCGAATTGCGTCTGCATCTACTCTACTTATTGCATCATTAATATATTCTGAGATTATATTGTCATTAGTATATACTTTTCCAATTTCATCCCATTTTGCTCTTTTAGGTTCTCCATCAAAGAACATTTCTTCAACTTTAAGTTCCATGTCATCTGGTGTTCCAATACCAAATTCATCTACAAATTTAAGACCATTATATTTTGGAGGATTATGTGAAGCAGTTACTATAATTCCACCATCATAATATTTTCTTACTGCATATTGTATTGCAGGAGTTGGAAGTATTCCTAAATCTACTACATCACATCCTGAGGATAATAATCCTGCAGTAATTGCATGTTTAAGCATTGGTGTTGAGGTTCTTGTATCTCCACCAATTGCTACAGTTCCTTGTACAAGTGTACCATAACTTGCTGCAAGTCTTGAAGCAAATTCTGGAGTCATAACTTCATTTGCTACTCTACGTACACCAAAAGTTCCAAATAATCGTTTTTTAACCATATTATAACCTTTAGTTTAATTTTAAATATTTATTTAAGTAATTCTATTTTAATTAAATAGTTTTTTAATATAAATCTTAAATAGATTATTTATATTTTTATAATAATTAATTAATAAACTTTTTTTTATTAATTCTTTCTTATTTTAATTATAATTTTTTTTTTTAAGATTATACCTTAAATATTAAAGTTTTTTATAATTATTTTAATGGTATTGAAAACTTATTTTATTTAAAATTTTAATTTTTTTTAAATCTATTTCTTTTTAGAGTGGAGGTAGTTTTATCTTAAATTAATGGATTTTAATTTAAATCTATTTCTTTTTAGAGTGGAGGTAGTTTTATCTTAAATTAATGGATTTTAATTTAAATCTATTTCTTTTTAGAGTGGAGATAGTTTTATCTTAAATTAATGGATTTTAACGAAATATTTTTTTTAAATTAAAAATAAATTTTTTTAAGTTTAATGATTTAAATTAGATTATTATTATTTTCTTAAAATCTTATTTATTCCATTAATGAGTATATAAATTAAATTTTTTAAAAAATAGTTATTTTAGAAACCTAAATTTAATAAAGTAATTATAACTTTATTAATTTAGGCTTATTTTTTCTATAGTTTTAGATTTGGGTATTATTTTTCTAATTTTATTAATTTTGAATCATCAAGAGTTATTTCTAATTTATTATTGTATTCACTGACTGTTCCAGTTATTTTAACATTTCTATTTTTAAAATCAGAAATATTAATTCCTTGTGTTTCAAAATTTTCTAGTCCAGATTGAAATATGATTACTCTGATTTTACCCGTTCCATCATTTAGATTTAAGAAACAAGTTTTACCACTGGATGAATAATCGATTTCTGTAATAACTCCATGAATTGTAATTTTTTCATTTATATTATTACTTGTAATTTCTTTAATCCTCATTTCTTTAGGCTCTACCCATGCAGAACTTATAATTAATATACTTATACCAATTATACTAGTAATAAGTGCTATTTTGTATATGGTTTTATCATTAATAATCATATTTCTTCTTTTAGGGTTTGTATTATTTACAAACTCTAAACTACTATTTTTGAATTATTTTATTTAATTTTAAGTTTTAATGTTGTAAACTTATTTTTTAAATTAAATATTTTTTTCATTTTAAAATATTTTCTATTATTTAATTTATTAAAATAATTAATTCTTTTATGTGATTATCTTAGAATTAAGTTCTAAATTTTAAAAAAAAGATAATTTAATAGTATATTTAATAATATTTTTAATTTATAAAAATAAGCTGTTATTAATTTTATTTTGAATATTGTAAAATAAGAGTTGTTGAAAACAATTTTTTATAAAGATTTAAATAAGAATTAAAATATTTGAAAATCATTTTTAAGTAAGTTTATTTATAAAAATTTTGAGGATTTCAACAAAGTTAGAATAATGGTTCTTTTAAAAAAAGATATTTTATTTTAAATTTTAATTTTTTTCTAAATTTAATAATTTAAAAATTTAAAATAATTTAAAGAAGTTTATCCATTATACATAGATTCTAATCTTTCAACAGTATCAATATCTTTAACTCCTTTATCTTCTCTTATTCTTTTAACAACTGGGAATCTAAGAGAGTATCCTGCTTCATATTCTGGACTTTTTACAATTTCACTATATGCAACTTCAAAAATTATTTTTGGTTCTACTTTAATTTTAGTACCTTTTTCTACAATTTTATATTCTTCCATTTTTTTAGTAAGTTTTTCAAGTTGATCATCACTAAGTCCTGTACCTACCATAGCTACTGTTTTAAGATTTTCATCTTTATCTTGTAATGCAACAAGATATGATCCTATAAAATCTCCTCTTTTTCCAATTCCTTTTGTTCCACCAACTACAACAACGTCTAAGTTTTCTGGTTCTGCTTTAAATTTAAGCATTTTTTTACCACGAACCCCTGGAATATATGGTTCATTAGCATTTTTAATCATTATACCTTCATGACCTTCTGCAATTGATTTATTAAATAAATTTTTTGCATCTTGTGTATTTTCAGGTGTACATAATACAAGTTCACTAAGATGTACCATATCTGATGTTGTAACTATTGATTCAAGTGTTTTTCTTCTTTCTATTATTGGATCATCAATACGTGGTCTTTTATAATATAATAAATCATATAAATAAACTTCTAATGGTATATTTTCCATTGCTTCTTCAATATTGTATTTACGCCTTACTCTATGTAAAATGTTTTGGAATGATAAAGGTTTACCATTACGGGTTGCTATTACTTCTCCTTCTGCAATAAAATCTTCATCAGGGAAGGCTTCACGTATTGCATCAACAATTTCTGGAATTGCATTTGTAACATTTTCAAGACGTCTTGTAAATAAAGTAATTTTATCTCCATGTTTATGAAGTTGACATCTTATTCCATCATATTTTGTTTCAATTAGAGCAAGACCCATTTCATTAATACTTTCATCAATTCCTTTTGATAATTGGGCAAGCATTAATTTTACAGGAGTTCCAGGTACTAAATTTAATTTTGCAAGTGCATCAGAACCTTCTTCTTTAGCTACTTTAGCAACAAGTCCAATATTATTTGTTAACATATATGCTCTATCAACAATCTTATTATCAATTGAAAAAGCATCTGCAATTGCATCTCTTAATATACCTTCACCAACACCTATACGTAGTTGCTCTACAATGGTTCTACAAATATATTTTGATTCTACTCCACTTGCTGAAGATAATAATTCAAGAATAATTGATATTTTACGAGAAGTTGATTTACTACCTGTAATTTTTGTTAATTTTCTAAGATTTTTAAAGACAAATTCAATTGTAAGAGGTTTTGAGAAAAAAGTCATTTGTTTTTTCTCTCCAAAAAGTTTTTCACTAGCTGCACCAATATCTCCTTGTTCTCTTACTTCGTCTTCAACTTTATTAACACTAACTCCAACTACATCTGCTACAGCTTTCATTATAAGTTTATCGCCTACTCCCTGTTCCTCTTCACTCCATGATGGGAAAACTCTTCCAAGACACATTAAACTAACTTCTGGAAGGATTTCACTATCTACTGTTTTTAAAAATTCTGAAAGGATATTTGTTTTTTCCAATCTTTTTGTTGTAGCAGCTAATTTTTCATAAACATCAACTAATTCTTGATATTTCATGTTATCGTCCTAAAAATCATCTTTAGCTATTTTAACAGCACAAAATTCTCCACACATAGCACACATTTCTTCATCATCAATTTTACATTTATTTTTATATAATCTTGGTTTAGATTTATCTATTGCTAAGTCAAATTGTTTATCCCAATCAAATTTACGTCTTGCTTCTGCCATTGCTTTTTCTCGTTCAAGTGCACGATCAATACCTAATGCAACATCTGCTGCTTCAGCAGCTATTTTAGATGCTACAACTCCTTCTTTAACATCATCAAGTGAAGGTAATGAAAGGTGTTCTGCAGGAGTTACATAACATAAAAAATCTGCTCCACTAGAAGCAGCTATTGCTCCACCAATTGCTGAGGTTATATGATCATAACCTGGTGCAATATCTGTTGTAATTGGACCAAGAACATAGAAAGGTGCTCCATGACATAATGTTTTTTCTAGTTCCATATTTGCTTGTATCTGATTTAAAGGTACATGTCCAGGACCTTCTACCATTGTTTGTACTCCTTTAGCTTGTGCTCTTTTAACAAGTCCTCCAAGATTTACTAATTCCTGTATTTGTGGAATATCACTTGCATCAAATAA
Proteins encoded in this window:
- a CDS encoding gamma carbonic anhydrase family protein; the encoded protein is MEIKESTEIFPGTHIVGDVELDENVSVWYGAVIRGDVAPIKIGKNSNVQDNCVLHATKDIPLTIGDNVTIGHGAVVHGCTIEDNVLIGMNATVLNNAHIGKNSIVGAGAVVSEGKEFPEGSLILGVPGKLIKQVSKEQIESIQENADHYVKLSKSYNLD
- the hisC gene encoding histidinol-phosphate transaminase produces the protein MNARDVVKKLDPYVPGRSEDEIANEFGVNKEDIIKLGSNENPWGPSENAIKAIESEIHTINRYPETDLEKLRSEFAKYAGVKTENVIVSGDGADEIIDVLAKTFINPGDEFITPLPTYTYYEFLFKPYGAVPVYAKWNMDNNTLDVQSVLDAITNKTKVIFICSPNNPSGAVVSEEDLRTIIEATDALVVIDEAYFEYSEQTQSKLINDYSNVFIIRTMSKVMGIAGLRVGYGLSDPETIDYMLRIKPVFSLTRLSYVAAMATLNDKEFIKYSTAKGIESREYLYNEVSKFKTLHVFKSKSNFMLIDVHDTGYTAAELTRELMKKGVIVRDCTSFKGIDEYWIRISIATLEEDKRFIDILHTIVE
- a CDS encoding anaerobic ribonucleoside-triphosphate reductase activating protein is translated as MYFGGSVVSSVDFHGRMSFMIFLSQCPLRCPYCQNPELLDDKTEKPLDEVLELINHNADFMDAVVISGGEPLVQSNDVLSILKYSKDIGLETKLDTSAVYPNRLEPLLDYTDYVAMDIKVPFDKYKEVIGAPVGDAVKSSMEMVYNRDDVVLECRTTYVPKLMSLSDVETIAKSVKCDIYTLQQFRNRNVLDQRLYTIDSPNALDMKEFAQYLKKYYLRDTEVFLKTAEFGNEIIK
- a CDS encoding tetratricopeptide repeat protein is translated as MPILSFGSQNINIITGKKRMTIRKLWKNPLKVGDRLYCYWNLVSKEKKKIFEAKVTDIKLIKFKDLKNNDNLAQEEGYENSKEMVKEFKKMYVKPLKDEDIFQIIYFEKLDVDDWKGDKIDQKAMITQRADILFDSGKYDKSVLCYSAALKYDSNDVYLLNKKGDNLTRLGKFKEALNCYNKALKIDKNNEYIWNNKAIALLNSGNPQEALKASDEAIKINSGDTSILYWRGFILEVLNRLEEALQVYNILLNIDDSDPEVWNAIGNILTDLERPEDALRAYDKTLSLCLDDSEVDASAQNRKGNALLELGRFSEALDCYNKAISIEKDNESFLINKGVALMELGKFAEAENIFTKVLAINPNNDDAKFLKMECLENF
- the glmM gene encoding phosphoglucosamine mutase, producing the protein MVKKRLFGTFGVRRVANEVMTPEFASRLAASYGTLVQGTVAIGGDTRTSTPMLKHAITAGLLSSGCDVVDLGILPTPAIQYAVRKYYDGGIIVTASHNPPKYNGLKFVDEFGIGTPDDMELKVEEMFFDGEPKRAKWDEIGKVYTNDNIISEYINDAISRVDADAIRKANLKVVVDCGSGAGSYTAPYLLRKLGCDVTTLNSQADGHFPGRNPEPIEENLQDLIATVKELGADIGLAHDGDADRTICIDEKGNFVLGDKTFSLVEKAMLKENNGGTIVTTVATSTAIYDIAEEYGGNVIATAVGDLLVARKLKDTNGLFGGEENGGLIFPEFVYGRDAAMTVSKILEIIAKEKKPLSELVSELPVYHTVKMKTECPDDQKEEVMSRIAEEIKNTTDYKIDRTDGVKILREDGWLIIRPSGTEPIFRCFAETDDINKSKEMTEWGISLVKKYLK
- a CDS encoding exodeoxyribonuclease VII large subunit, producing the protein MIINDKTIYKIALITSIIGISILIISSAWVEPKEMRIKEITSNNINEKITIHGVITEIDYSSSGKTCFLNLNDGTGKIRVIIFQSGLENFETQGINISDFKNRNVKITGTVSEYNNKLEITLDDSKLIKLEK
- a CDS encoding ATP-dependent DNA ligase, translated to MKYQELVDVYEKLAATTKRLEKTNILSEFLKTVDSEILPEVSLMCLGRVFPSWSEEEQGVGDKLIMKAVADVVGVSVNKVEDEVREQGDIGAASEKLFGEKKQMTFFSKPLTIEFVFKNLRKLTKITGSKSTSRKISIILELLSSASGVESKYICRTIVEQLRIGVGEGILRDAIADAFSIDNKIVDRAYMLTNNIGLVAKVAKEEGSDALAKLNLVPGTPVKLMLAQLSKGIDESINEMGLALIETKYDGIRCQLHKHGDKITLFTRRLENVTNAIPEIVDAIREAFPDEDFIAEGEVIATRNGKPLSFQNILHRVRRKYNIEEAMENIPLEVYLYDLLYYKRPRIDDPIIERRKTLESIVTTSDMVHLSELVLCTPENTQDAKNLFNKSIAEGHEGIMIKNANEPYIPGVRGKKMLKFKAEPENLDVVVVGGTKGIGKRGDFIGSYLVALQDKDENLKTVAMVGTGLSDDQLEKLTKKMEEYKIVEKGTKIKVEPKIIFEVAYSEIVKSPEYEAGYSLRFPVVKRIREDKGVKDIDTVERLESMYNG